A genomic stretch from Lathyrus oleraceus cultivar Zhongwan6 chromosome 2, CAAS_Psat_ZW6_1.0, whole genome shotgun sequence includes:
- the LOC127118786 gene encoding probable histone H2B.1 produces MAPKGEKKPAEKKPVEEKKSTVAEKAPAEKKPKAGKKLPKDGDAAAGDKKKKRNKKSVETYKIYIFKVLKQVHPDIGISSKAMGIMNSFINDIFEKLAAESSRLARYNKKPTITSREIQTAVRLVLPGELAKHAVSEGTKAVTKFTSS; encoded by the coding sequence ATGGCGCCAAAGGGAGAGAAGAAGCCCGCGGAGAAGAAACCTGTAGAGGAGAAGAAGTCCACCGTAGCAGAGAAAGCTCCGGCTGAGAAGAAGCCAAAGGCCGGAAAGAAGCTACCTAAGGATGGTGATGCAGCCGCCGGAGACAAGAAAAAGAAGAGAAACAAGAAGAGCGTAGAGACGTACAAGATCTACATCTTCAAAGTTCTGAAGCAAGTTCACCCTGACATTGGTATCTCAAGCAAGGCCATGGGTATCATGAACAGTTTCATCAACGACATTTTCGAGAAGCTTGCGGCTGAATCTTCAAGACTCGCAAGATACAACAAGAAGCCAACGATAACTTCAAGGGAAATTCAGACTGCGGTTAGGCTTGTTCTTCCCGGAGAATTGGCCAAACATGCCGTCTCTGAAGGAACAAAAGCTGTGACTAAGTTTACCAGTTCTTGA
- the LOC127118788 gene encoding histone H4, whose product MSGRGKGGKGLGKGGAKRHRKVLRDNIQGITKPAIRRLARRGGVKRISGLIYEETRGVLKIFLENVIRDAVTYTEHARRKTVTAMDVVYALKRQGRTLYGFGG is encoded by the coding sequence ATGTCAGGAAGAGGTAAAGGAGGAAAGGGTCTTGGAAAGGGTGGAGCCAAGCGTCATCGCAAAGTTCTTAGAGATAACATTCAAGGAATTACGAAACCCGCTATTCGTCGTCTTGCTAGACGTGGTGGTGTGAAGCGTATAAGTGGATTGATCTATGAAGAAACTCGTGGTGTTCTCAAGATCTTTCTCGAGAACGTTATTCGTGATGCTGTGACTTACACTGAACACGCTCGCCGCAAAACAGTTACTGCTATGGATGTTGTTTATGCGCTCAAGAGACAGGGCAGGACCCTTTACGGTTTTGGGGGTTAG